In Uranotaenia lowii strain MFRU-FL chromosome 2, ASM2978415v1, whole genome shotgun sequence, one genomic interval encodes:
- the LOC129743638 gene encoding uncharacterized protein LOC129743638, translated as MAQPAVVALCPTFRHLWHQCSGNNPVVSARSTHRMFIETSVNSRLRHLCFSCVWIHGNMDRLRGQGYSTTTFPYLWKKVDKEPAPSSRHATGSSLPCTIVIRRKSNFSLWPDGIVVGSFCHMQMDPQCQTGEFKG; from the exons ATGGCCCAACCAGCTGTAGTCGCCCTGTGCCCAACCTTTCGTCACTTATGGCACCAGTGCAGTGGTAATAATCCAGTAGTAAGTGCCAGATCGACGCACCGGATGTTTATTGAAACATCCGTTAACTCCCGGTTAAGGCACCTTTGTTTTTCATGCGTTTGGATTCATGGAAACATGGATAGATTGCGCGGTCAAG GTTATAGTACTACCACTTTTCCGTATCTCTGGAAGAAGGTTGATAAGGAGCCAGCCCCCAGCAGTCGGCATGCTACCGGAAGCTCCC ttcCCTGCACAATCGTAATCCGAAGGAAAAGCAATTTTTCGCTATGGCCGGATGGGATCGTCGTTGGAAGTTTCTGTCACATGCAGATGGATCCGCAATGCCAGACG